The following coding sequences lie in one Lysobacter capsici genomic window:
- a CDS encoding LysE family translocator, which produces MQELLAVFTITVLAVISPGPDFAMVSRNSLLRSRRAGLLTALGIGLGVWVHVAYTLLGVGLVIQQSLRLYAALKIVGALYLIYLGWKMLRAPAADAAATDADTAELSDFAALRTGFLTNALNPKCTVFIVSLFLQVVQPSTPLAVRIGYGAFVSATHVFWFGLVALLFSGGPLKTRLLGARRWIDRAFGAVLIGFGGLLAGSALKR; this is translated from the coding sequence ATGCAGGAACTGTTAGCCGTATTCACCATCACCGTACTGGCCGTGATCAGCCCCGGGCCGGACTTCGCGATGGTGTCGCGCAACAGCCTGCTGCGTTCGCGCCGCGCCGGCCTGTTGACCGCGCTCGGCATCGGCCTGGGCGTGTGGGTGCATGTGGCCTACACCCTGCTCGGGGTCGGGCTGGTGATCCAGCAATCGCTGCGCCTGTACGCAGCGCTCAAGATCGTCGGCGCGCTGTACCTGATCTACCTGGGCTGGAAAATGCTGCGCGCGCCGGCGGCCGACGCGGCGGCGACCGATGCCGACACCGCGGAGCTGTCGGATTTCGCCGCATTGCGCACCGGTTTCCTGACCAACGCCTTGAACCCGAAATGCACGGTGTTCATCGTCAGCCTGTTCCTGCAGGTGGTGCAGCCGAGCACGCCGCTGGCGGTGCGAATCGGCTACGGCGCGTTCGTATCCGCGACCCACGTGTTTTGGTTCGGCCTGGTGGCCTTGCTGTTCTCGGGCGGCCCGCTGAAGACGCGATTGCTGGGCGCGCGCCGCTGGATCGACCGCGCGTTCGGCGCGGTGCTGATCGGGTTCGGCGGGTTGTTGGCGGGGTCTGCGCTCAAACGCTGA
- a CDS encoding LysR substrate-binding domain-containing protein, producing MNSHDNGEQNSRSIRAALPPLGGLRCFEAAARLGSFTRAAEELHLTHGAISRAVRSLEDTLGVALFERRNQRVHLTAAGARLRDAAASAFDGLAAAVQELRSTSRSPVLVLSCEPTLLMRWLIPRLPSFHALHPRIALQLVAGGGPVGFGEVDLAIRRDDFERDARVHAQFLFEERIGPVCSPRARAQAVSGAGSRLRLRAHATRLHSATRPSAWSDWARASGRGLPEAPSQRFEHFYFSLQAASAGVGVAIGPWQLVRDEIDAGLLDAPFGFVADGSAYHLLSPAPIAPESDAAQLLDWLRSQA from the coding sequence ATGAATAGTCACGACAATGGTGAGCAAAATTCACGATCGATCCGGGCTGCGTTGCCGCCGCTGGGCGGCTTGCGCTGCTTCGAGGCTGCCGCGCGCCTGGGCAGCTTCACCCGCGCCGCCGAAGAACTGCACCTGACCCACGGCGCGATCAGCCGCGCGGTGCGTTCGCTCGAAGACACGCTCGGCGTGGCCTTGTTCGAACGTCGCAACCAGCGCGTGCATCTGACCGCGGCCGGGGCGAGGTTGCGCGATGCGGCGGCGTCGGCCTTCGATGGACTCGCCGCGGCCGTGCAGGAGCTGCGCAGCACGTCGCGCTCGCCGGTGCTGGTGCTGTCGTGCGAGCCGACCTTGCTGATGCGTTGGCTGATCCCGCGGCTGCCGTCGTTTCATGCCCTGCATCCGCGGATCGCGCTGCAACTGGTGGCCGGCGGCGGGCCGGTCGGTTTCGGCGAGGTCGATCTGGCGATCCGGCGCGACGATTTCGAACGCGATGCGCGGGTGCATGCGCAGTTCCTGTTCGAAGAACGCATCGGCCCGGTATGCAGCCCGCGCGCGCGCGCCCAGGCCGTGAGCGGCGCCGGCTCGCGCCTGCGCCTGCGCGCGCATGCGACGCGATTGCACAGCGCGACGCGGCCGAGCGCATGGAGCGACTGGGCGCGCGCGAGCGGCCGCGGCCTGCCCGAAGCGCCTTCGCAGCGCTTCGAACATTTCTACTTCAGTTTGCAGGCGGCCTCGGCCGGAGTCGGCGTGGCGATCGGGCCGTGGCAGTTGGTGCGCGACGAGATCGATGCCGGCCTGCTCGACGCGCCGTTCGGTTTCGTCGCCGACGGCAGCGCGTATCACCTGCTGTCGCCGGCGCCGATCGCGCCGGAGTCCGACGCCGCGCAGTTGCTCGATTGGCTGCGTTCGCAGGCCTGA